A single genomic interval of Macadamia integrifolia cultivar HAES 741 chromosome 6, SCU_Mint_v3, whole genome shotgun sequence harbors:
- the LOC122081290 gene encoding geraniol 8-hydroxylase-like, giving the protein MGSLSDIWWSWRKASTQKDQFTPTLLTLTLAVLFIFWFVWLLKKSRNQNPPLPPGPRPLPLLGNLPFLDPDLHTYFANLARTYGPIFKLHLGNKLGVIVSSPSLAKEVLKDQDTTFANRDPPIAARVATYGGIDIAWSPYGPQWRLLRKVCVREMLGNASLDAVYGHRRREIRQTISYIYSKSGCPVNVGEQMFLTVLNLITSMLWGGTVEGGKRDSLGAEFRRLVGEMTELLGKPNVSDFYPSLARFDIQGVERDMKALFPRLDQIFDSVIDHRLKMDGQGGEECHDFLHFLLKLKDEADSKTPLTMLHLKALLMDMVVGGTDTTSNTVEWAMAEMMNKQETMRKVQEELDRVVGRDNIVEESHLPKLHYLPAVMKEVLRLHAALPLLVPHCPSSSCTIGGYSVPKGARVFVNVWAIHRDPSIWENPSIFEPERFLNDRWDFNGNDFNYFPFGSGRRICAGTGMAERTVMYTLASLLHSFDWRLPEGVAEVDLSEKFGIVLKAATPLLAVPTPRLVDTALYL; this is encoded by the exons ATGGGCAGCCTCTCTGATATCTGGTGGTCATGGCGGAAGGCAAGCACTCAGAAGGACCAGTTCACCCCAACACTACTCACGCTCACCCTCGCCGTCCTTTTCATCTTCTGGTTCGTATGGTTGCTCAAGAAATCAAGAAACCAAAACCCTCCATTGCCGCCAGGCCCGCGACCTCTGCCACTCCTAGGGAACCTTCCATTCCTGGACCCTGACCTCCACACCTACTTTGCTAATCTTGCTCGGACCTATGGTCCCATCTTTAAGCTCCATCTCGGAAACAAACTAGGCGTCATAGTGAGCTCGCCATCCTTGGCTAAGGAGGTCCTCAAGGACCAAGACACCACCTTCGCCAACCGTGACCCACCAATCGCAGCACGTGTAGCCACATACGGCGGCATAGACATCGCATGGAGTCCGTATGGACCGCAGTGGCGGCTGCTGCGCAAGGTGTGCGTGCGCGAGATGCTCGGCAACGCCTCCCTCGACGCAGTTTACGGCCATCGCCGTCGAGAGATCCGTCAGACTATCAGCTATATTTACAGCAAGTCTGGATGTCCGGTGAACGTGGGTGAGCAGATGTTCCTCACCGTACTTAATCTGATCACGAGTATGTTGTGGGGTGGCACCGTCGAAGGCGGGAAGCGAGATAGCCTAGGCGCTGAGTTCCGGCGACTTGTCGGCGAGATGACTGAGCTTTTGGGTAAGCCCAATGTTTCGGATTTCTATCCCAGTCTGGCCCGCTTTGATATACAAGGCGTGGAGAGAGACATGAAGGCTCTGTTCCCGCGATTGGACCAGATCTTCGATTCAGTCATCGATCATCGACTGAAGATGGACGGACAGGGCGGGGAAGAGTGCCATGATTTTCTCCACTTTCTTCTGAAGCTCAAGGACGAAGCAGATTCTAAAACCCCTCTCACCATGCTCCACCTCAAGGCCTTGCTCATG GATATGGTGGTGGGTGGGACTGATACGACCTCAAACACAGTGGAGTGGGCGATGGCAGagatgatgaacaaacaagagACAATGAGGAAGGTCCAAGAAGAGTTGGACAGAGTGGTGGGACGAGATAACATAGTTGAAGAGTCTCATCTTCCCAAACTGCATTACCTGCCGGCGGTGATGAAAGAGGTGCTCCGCCTACATGCGGCGCTCCCGTTGTTGGTTCCTCACTGCCCAAGCTCATCTTGCACCATCGGCGGTTACTCTGTTCCGAAGGGTGCCAGGGTCTTCGTAAACGTGTGGGCTATTCACAGGGATCCTTCTATTTGGGAGAACCCCTCAATATTTGAACCAGAGAGGTTTCTCAATGATAGATGGGATTTTAATGGTAACGACTTTAACTATTTCCCATTTGGCTCTGGAAGAAGAATATGTGCAGGGACGGGAATGGCAGAAAGGACGGTAATGTATACACTGGCGTCTCTGTTGCACTCATTCGACTGGAGATTGCCGGAAGGTGTTGCAGAGGTTGACCTTTCTGAAAAGTTTGGAATCGTCTTAAAGGCGGCGACCCCACTTCTTGCGGTTCCCACACCAAGATTGGTTGATACAGCTCTATATTTGTAG
- the LOC122081342 gene encoding geraniol 8-hydroxylase-like, producing the protein MGSLSDIWWSWRKASTQKDQFTPTLLTLTLAVLFIFWFAWLLKKSRNQNPPLPPGPRPLPLLGNLPFLDPDLHTYFANLARTYGPIFKLHLGNKLGVIVSSPSLAKEVLKDQDTTFANRDPPIAARVATYGGIDIAWSPYGPQWRLLRKVCVREMLGNASLDAVYGHRRREIRQTISYIYSKSGCPVNVGEQMFLTVLNLITSMLWGGTVEGGKRDSLGAEFRRLVGEITELLGKPNVSDFYPSLARFDIQGVERDMKALFLRLDQIFDSVIDHRLKMDGQGGEECHDFLYFLLKLKDEADSKTPLTMLHVKALLMDMVVGGTDTTSNTVEWAMAEMMNKQETMRKVQEELDRVVGRDNIVEESHLPKLHYLAAVMKEVLRLHPALPLLVPHCPSSSCTIGGYSVPKGARVFVNVWAIHRDPSIWENPSIFEPERFLNDRWDYNGNDFNYFPFGSGRRICAGTGMAERTVMYTLGSLLHSFDWRVPEGVAEVDLSEKFGIVLKAATPLLAVPTPRLVDTALYL; encoded by the exons ATGGGCAGCCTCTCTGATATCTGGTGGTCATGGCGGAAGGCAAGCACTCAGAAGGACCAGTTCACCCCAACACTACTCACGCTCACCCTCGCCGTCCTTTTCATCTTCTGGTTCGCATGGTTGCTCAAGAAATCAAGAAACCAAAACCCTCCATTGCCGCCAGGCCCGCGACCTCTGCCACTCCTAGGGAACCTTCCATTCCTGGACCCTGACCTCCACACCTACTTTGCTAATCTTGCTCGGACCTATGGTCCCATCTTTAAGCTCCATCTCGGAAACAAACTAGGCGTCATAGTGAGCTCGCCATCCTTGGCTAAGGAGGTCCTCAAGGACCAAGACACCACCTTCGCCAACCGTGACCCACCAATCGCAGCACGTGTAGCCACATACGGCGGCATAGACATCGCATGGAGTCCGTATGGACCGCAGTGGCGGCTGCTGCGCAAGGTGTGCGTGCGCGAGATGCTCGGCAACGCCTCCCTCGACGCAGTTTACGGCCATCGCCGTCGAGAGATCCGTCAGACTATCAGCTATATTTACAGCAAGTCTGGATGTCCGGTGAACGTGGGTGAGCAGATGTTCCTCACCGTACTTAATCTGATCACGAGTATGTTGTGGGGTGGCACCGTCGAAGGCGGGAAGCGAGATAGCCTAGGCGCTGAGTTCCGGCGACTCGTCGGCGAGATCACTGAGCTTTTGGGTAAGCCCAATGTCTCGGATTTCTATCCCAGTCTGGCCCGCTTTGATATACAAGGCGTGGAGAGAGACATGAAGGCTCTGTTCCTGCGATTGGACCAGATCTTCGATTCAGTCATCGATCATCGACTGAAGATGGACGGACAGGGCGGGGAAGAGTGCCATGATTTTCTCTACTTTCTTCTGAAGCTCAAGGACGAAGCAGATTCTAAAACCCCTCTCACCATGCTCCACGTCAAGGCCTTGCTCATG GATATGGTGGTGGGTGGGACTGATACGACCTCAAACACAGTGGAGTGGGCGATGGCAGagatgatgaacaaacaagagACAATGAGGAAGGTCCAAGAAGAGTTGGACAGAGTGGTGGGACGAGATAACATAGTTGAAGAATCTCATCTTCCCAAACTGCATTACCTGGCGGCGGTGATGAAAGAGGTGCTCCGCCTACATCCGGCGCTCCCGTTGTTGGTTCCTCACTGCCCAAGCTCATCTTGCACCATCGGCGGTTACTCTGTTCCGAAGGGTGCTAGGGTCTTCGTAAACGTGTGGGCTATTCACAGGGATCCTTCTATTTGGGAGAACCCCTCAATATTTGAACCAGAGAGGTTTCTCAATGATAGATGGGATTATAATGGTAACGACTTTAACTATTTCCCATTTGGGTCTGGAAGAAGAATATGTGCAGGGACGGGAATGGCAGAGAGGACGGTAATGTATACACTGGGGTCTCTGTTGCACTCATTCGACTGGAGAGTGCCGGAAGGTGTTGCAGAGGTTGACCTTTCTGAAAAGTTTGGAATCGTCTTAAAGGCGGCGACCCCACTTCTTGCGGTTCCCACACCAAGATTGGTTGATACAGCTCTATATTTGTAG
- the LOC122081412 gene encoding geraniol 8-hydroxylase-like — translation MSLISKVSDAPYALVQWWWQAGSEIYQYRRDNFFVLSIFLVLATAITVSRWRRWSRRERTPLPPGPGGLPIVGDLPFIGTQLHRSFAKLAETYGPIMKLRLGAKVCIVVTSPSLAKEVFKDHDTIFANHDVLAVGAIASYGGVDIVFSPYGDHWRMLRKVSVSEMLNHKRLEAMYGLRRKEVRHMVSQLYSKAGSPVDVGEQMFLTTFNIITSMLWGDTLEGEKGRRTTVDVREVMDRVVKLLGEPNISDLFPALAWLDIQGLGRRMKKEISWFDQMLDSIINKRLKRERERASGRGEEIDDGVQDKDLLQVLLQQLNLKAKEGVPNNATPGLTISHIKALFLDMMVAGTESTSSAVEWAMAELLKHPHIMKKAEEELEEVVGLKNMVEESHLPKLHYLHGVVKEVLRLHPPAPFLVPRCPSASCTVGGFMIPKGSKVIVNAWAMQRDPMSWDNPLEFQPERFLRSGDDEYDFSGKDFRYIPFGSGRRVCVGIPMAERMVPYLLASILHSFRWQLPNGVELDMSDKFGMELKKAMPLVAIPSPRLSNSTL, via the exons ATGTCTCTGATCTCCAAGGTTTCGGATGCTCCTTATGCTTTGGTGCAATGGTGGTGGCAGGCGGGTAGCGAGATCTATCAGTACCGGAGAGACAATTTCTTTGTACTATCGATCTTCCTGGTGTTGGCCACCGCCATAACAGTATCACGGTGGCGGCGTTGGTCAAGGAGGGAGAGAACGCCACTGCCTCCAGGACCAGGAGGCCTGCCGATAGTCGGCGATCTCCCTTTCATTGGTACCCAGCTCCACCGGAGTTTCGCCAAATTGGCTGAGACCTATGGTCCCATCATGAAACTCCGATTAGGAGCCAAGGTATGCATCGTGGTGACTTCACCATCTCTGGCAAAGGAGGTATTTAAAGATCACGACACCATATTCGCCAACCACGACGTGTTAGCGGTGGGGGCTATTGCTAGTTACGGAGGCGTTGACATAGTCTTTTCACCATACGGTGACCATTGGCGGATGCTCCGAAAGGTTTCCGTCTCGGAGATGCTAAATCACAAGAGGCTGGAAGCTATGTATGGTCTCCGGCGGAAAGAGGTCCGCCACATGGTGAGTCAACTCTATTCCAAAGCCGGCTCTCCGGTCGACGTTGGGGAGCAGATGTTTCTCACCACATTCAACATCATAACCAGTATGTTATGGGGTGATACACTTGAAGGGGAGAAGGGGCGGCGCACCACCGTCGACGTTCGGGAAGTAATGGACAGAGTCGTGAAGCTTCTTGGCGAGCCCAATATTTCCGATCTTTTTCCGGCGCTGGCGTGGCTTGATATCCAAGGCCTTGGGCGGCGGATGAAGAAGGAGATTTCGTGGTTCGATCAGATGTTAGATTCCATCATCAATAAACGgctcaaaagagagagagaaagagcgaGCGGGCGAGGTGAAGAGATTGACGACGGCGTACAAGATAAGGATCTCCTTCAGGTCTTACTCCAGCAGCTCAATCTGAAGGCCAAGGAAGGAGTGCCTAATAATGCGACACCTGGCCTTACTATCTCTCACATCAAGGCCTTGTTTTTG GACATGATGGTGGCTGGGACTGAATCAACATCAAGCGCAGTGGAGTGGGCAATGGCTGAACTATTGAAACACCCACATATAATGAAGAAAGCtgaagaagaactagaagagGTTGTGGGGTTGAAGAATATGGTGGAAGAGTCTCATTTGCCTAAGTTGCATTACTtgcatggagtggtgaaggaaGTTTTGCGTCTTCACCCACCTGCTCCTTTCTTGGTTCCTCGATGCCCAAGTGCATCATGCACTGTAGGTGGTTTTATGATTCCAAAGGGCTCCAAAGTTATAGTGAACGCATGGGCTATGCAGAGGGATCCTATGTCTTGGGATAACCCCTTGGAGTTCCAGCCGGAGAGGTTCTTGAGATCAGGCGATGATGAATATGATTTTAGTGGCAAAGATTTTAGATATATTCCATTTGGATCAGGAAGAAGGGTGTGTGTAGGAATCCCTATGGCAGAAAGAATGGTACCATACCTATTGGCATCAATTTTGCATTCATTTAGGTGGCAGTTGCCAAATGGAGTGGAACTTGATATGTCGGATAAGTTTGGTATGGAATTAAAGAAGGCAATGCCACTTGTTGCGATCCCATCACCTAGGTTATCAAACTCCACACTATGA